Part of the Candidatus Brocadia sinica JPN1 genome, ACTCACTAATGTGTGGTTTAGAAAATCTTTTAAATGTTTCAAGTAGTTTTTTTTCAAGTTTTTCTATATTAATACTTTTATCTCTTATTAGCCCATCTTCGACTAAACGCCCCACTTTAGGTCGTAGTGGCCAATCAATGTTTTGACCTCTGTACAAGAAATCGTCTGACGAACATTTTTTTCGATTGTCCGTATAAAGTGAGAGAATGATTCTATTTTAATTTCTTTCATATTTGATCATTAAATTATGTTTTTTTCCTCAAATACTTTTTTAAATGATCTGTCACAGGGTTTCGTTTTCCAGCAAGCTGGAAGTTATGGTTTCATCTAATTTACCACAAACCGAGAGATTACTTTCCATTTTTTAACAATGGTTTTTAACCCCTAAGGGGTGATATTGCCGTTGTATTTCACCCCTTCGGGGTTGGATATGGTGTTACGGTTTTTACCTATAATCATGTCATCCCTTCGGGATTGTTTTCTTTCGCGTCTCATTCTTCGCATCACCCTCTCCCTGTCTGACTTTATCCACTTCAAGAGTTTTAACGCCGGTTCTTCTTTAATGTTTTGTTCTACCAGTTTTCCTTCAAATATCTTTTTTAAAATGCTTTGGCGTAGGGCTTCGCTTTGTTGTAAGCTTTGGGGCAGTAGTTTCTTCCAGAATTACCGCAAACAGAGAAGCACCTTCACATATTTCAAGCAATGGTTTTTTAATCCCGAAGGGATGTAATTATTATAGCAATATCATCGTGAAATATTTTTAAACCCCGAAGGGGTGATATATTATCGTTACCGTCATTTTATTGTACATCTTCTGGTTTGTGTATTATTTACTGCTCATATCGATAATCCATCGTAACTCAGTCAGTGGTGGAAATATTACTCCATCCATTCAAATAAATATTTTTCATTATAGTCAATTTCAAATTTCTTTAAAAAGTCAATATACTCCTCCCGGAAGGTTTTTTTGCAGTGATGCTCCTCTTGATTCAATATGTAATCGTAAACATTCTGAATGTGTGAATGAGAATATGAAAATGCGCCATATCCTTCCTGCCAGGAAAATTTCCCTTTCACTAATCTTTTCTCATTGATAAAATTGGATGAATTGTTTTTGATATCACGAACCAAATCGGAAATAGCCATAGTCGGTCGCAACCCGACAAAAGCATGAATATGGTCAGGCATGCCATTGACAATGATTGGCTTTTGTTCTTTGCCTTTGATGACGCCGGCAATGTATTTATGCAATTCCTCTTTCCATTCCTTACGAATGAGATTTTCCCATCCTTTTACCGTGAAGACAACTTGGATGTAAACTTGTGAAAATGTGCCTGCCATAGAATTCCCCCTTTTAATCCCAAAGGGATGTTATTTTTATAACAATACCGTTGCGCAATTATTTCTGAACCCCGAAGGGGTGATATATTTTCGGCTCGTCATTCTATTTCACCCCTTAGGGGTTGGATTTTGTGTTATGGTCTTTACCTATAATCATATCATCCCTTCGGGATTTATTTTCTTTCGCGTCTCATTCTTCGCATCACCCTCTCCCTGTCTGACTTTATCCACTTCAAGAGTTTTAATGCCGGTTCATCTTTAATGTTTTGTTCTACCAGTTTTCTTTCAAATATCTTTTTCAAAATGCTTTGCCGTAGGGCTTCGCTTTGCTGCAAGCTTTGGGCAGTAGTTTCTTCTAGAATTATCACAAACGGAGAAGCGCCTTCACATATTTCAAGCAATGGTTTTCTAATCCCAAAGGGATGTTATTATTATAGCATATCAGTAAGAGAATATTTTTTAACCCCGAAGGGGTGATATTGCCGTTGTATTTCACCCCTTCGAGGTTGGATATGGTGTTACGGTTTTTACCTATAGTCATGTCATCCCTTCGGGATTTTTTCTTCAGCGCCTCATCCTTCTCCCTTTCTGCCTTTATCCTCTCCAGGAGTTTTGATACCGGTTCGTCTTTTGGGTTTTACTCATCCAGCTCTCCTTCAAATGCCTATAATTTTCACAAAATTCTAAATACTGATACCTGCTCGATCATTTCTTGAAATATCCCCGACTTTTATAGAATGGAAATTTACCTTTTGATTTCCCTTGCATAATGATTGGAAAGCCATATCCCTGAAAAATTTTACACACCGCCCCCAACTTCACAACAGAGAGGCATTTGTTTTCCGTCCATCATATTTATATCACCCTTTCAGGGTTTGTTAATTCCCTTTTCTCATTTTGCTATAAGCATATCAGCCCTTCGGGCTTGGCTGCTAGATTTTCTTTAATGGAGTACGTACTTGATGACACCTACCCTTATATCTTGTATTTCGGTTGCGGTCTTCTATACTACATATGCTACCAGGTGTCGTTAAGTGCATACCCCACTTTTTCTTTATGAGGTGCGCACTTGACGGCACTCGCTCAGCATATTTCGGTCTTACCACGATCTATTGGGTGCAGTTATAGCTTAACAAATCAGGTTTTACTGTTTGCTGGAGTAAACACAAAAAATTCAGTTTGATTTTCAGAAAAAACATCGGCTTTTTGCTATACATCAAGCATACCCCACCTTTTTATGTACGAAACACCGAAGGTGTATAATGATTATAGAAAACTTCTCTGTACTTTCACACGCAAAGGGAAGGTTTTCGTTATTCAGGTATTTGAGTTTCGCCGAGGCATATCCTCGTCATAAAAACATATCAGATTTGATGAAAACATACAAGCTTCAAATTGTCTTGAATGCCTGAAAAATACTGGTAAAATCATGAGAGGACAAAATACATCAAGACATCGAAAAGGCCATGAAAATATTGTTAAAGAAATTTTTCCTTGGTTTTCATATAATCATGTGACTTTACACCGCACATTTCTTGTATGTATCCTTATCGGCGTTAATTCGTGGCTCAATAATTTTAATTATATGAGAAAAGCCACCTATTTTTGGAGTACTTTCATGGAAACATTTTTCCTTGCCTTACTTACAGCCTTTATTTGGGGATTCGTGCCTTTTCTGGAAAAGGTAGGACTCTCGTCTGTTGAACCCACTGCAGCGTACATGGTAAGATGTTCAGGCGTTTTTCTGGGTGTTGTAATCCTTATCGCTTTTACCCCTCAGTTTCCATCCTTTGGGAAGATGGGGGTTAAATCGATTTTCTTTCTTATCTTTGCTGGTATTCTGGCGGGTGTTGTAGCACAATTGGTATTTTACAAGGCGCTCAAGATGGGTGAGATATCAAGGGTTATTCCCATTACAAGCTGTTACCCGTTATTTACATTTCTTTTGGGTTGGATTTTCCTGGGCGAGGAGGTGACTCTGTCCA contains:
- the tnpA gene encoding IS200/IS605 family transposase; translated protein: MAGTFSQVYIQVVFTVKGWENLIRKEWKEELHKYIAGVIKGKEQKPIIVNGMPDHIHAFVGLRPTMAISDLVRDIKNNSSNFINEKRLVKGKFSWQEGYGAFSYSHSHIQNVYDYILNQEEHHCKKTFREEYIDFLKKFEIDYNEKYLFEWME
- a CDS encoding EamA family transporter; this translates as METFFLALLTAFIWGFVPFLEKVGLSSVEPTAAYMVRCSGVFLGVVILIAFTPQFPSFGKMGVKSIFFLIFAGILAGVVAQLVFYKALKMGEISRVIPITSCYPLFTFLLGWIFLGEEVTLSKVAGMLLILGGILLLK